The following proteins are encoded in a genomic region of Haloarcula marina:
- the sufD gene encoding Fe-S cluster assembly protein SufD: MSTQVHATLSEDQVEQISEDLDEPEWLLETRLEALAALEDLEMPEVIQTPGRKWTNLDALDYETLVDPLDYAQEKDRIDAEGVDVLSWSDALDEHGDLIEDHFGSVVDPQRDYLTALSTALFSAGTVVYVPEGVDAEDVKIRTTMNSQSLFNYTLVVAEESASVTILERQTTGDDVDGDRYYSGVVEAVTGENAYVQYGTLQNLSEESYNYQVKRGHADTYGTINWIEGNIGSRLTKSSVETRLLGDSSESQIVGAFFGHDDQHFDIAARVWHEAEHTVADLVTRGVLDDAARSVYEGVQDVGREAWDTSSYQRENTLMLSDESEADASPKLIINNHDTEASHSATVGQVDAEDMFYMTSRGVNPERAKNMLVEGFFVPVLEEVEVDELREDLDDLIYERLRQ, from the coding sequence ATGAGTACGCAGGTACACGCCACACTCTCCGAAGACCAGGTCGAACAGATTTCCGAGGACCTAGACGAGCCAGAGTGGCTCCTCGAAACCCGTCTGGAGGCCCTCGCGGCGCTCGAAGACCTCGAGATGCCCGAGGTCATCCAGACGCCGGGTCGCAAGTGGACCAACCTCGACGCGCTCGACTACGAGACGCTGGTCGACCCGCTCGACTACGCCCAGGAGAAAGACCGAATCGACGCCGAGGGCGTCGACGTCCTCTCGTGGAGCGATGCGCTCGACGAACACGGCGACCTCATCGAGGACCACTTCGGCTCCGTCGTCGACCCCCAGCGGGACTACCTGACGGCGCTGTCCACGGCGCTGTTCTCGGCCGGGACGGTCGTCTACGTCCCCGAAGGAGTGGACGCCGAGGACGTGAAGATTCGGACGACGATGAACAGCCAGTCGCTGTTCAACTACACGCTCGTCGTCGCCGAGGAGTCCGCCTCGGTCACCATCCTCGAACGCCAGACCACCGGCGACGACGTCGACGGCGACCGGTACTACTCCGGCGTCGTCGAGGCCGTCACCGGCGAGAACGCCTACGTCCAGTACGGCACGCTCCAGAACCTCTCCGAGGAGAGCTACAACTATCAGGTCAAGCGGGGCCACGCCGACACCTACGGCACCATCAACTGGATAGAGGGCAACATCGGCTCGCGGCTCACGAAGTCCAGCGTCGAGACCCGCCTGCTCGGTGACTCCTCCGAATCCCAGATCGTCGGGGCCTTCTTCGGCCACGACGACCAGCACTTCGACATCGCCGCTCGCGTCTGGCACGAGGCCGAACACACGGTCGCCGACCTCGTCACCCGCGGCGTCTTGGACGACGCGGCCCGGTCGGTGTACGAAGGCGTTCAGGACGTCGGCCGAGAGGCGTGGGACACGTCCTCCTACCAGCGTGAGAACACCCTCATGCTCTCGGACGAGTCCGAGGCCGACGCCTCGCCGAAACTCATCATCAACAACCACGACACCGAAGCCTCCCACTCTGCGACGGTCGGGCAGGTCGACGCGGAGGATATGTTCTACATGACCTCTCGCGGTGTCAACCCCGAACGCGCGAAGAACATGCTCGTCGAAGGGTTCTTCGTCCCCGTGTTGGAGGAAGTCGAAGTCGACGAACTCCGCGAGGACCTAGACGACCTCATCTACGAGCGACTGCGGCAGTAA
- a CDS encoding alpha-amylase family protein: MTTHPDWYRDAVLYSLDVKTFADGNGDGIGDFVGLRDRLDYLDDLGVTCLWLLPFYPSPWRDNGYDVADYYGIDERLGTMGDFHRFLDDAHDRGMRVLVDMVFNHTSTEHQWFQRARDGDEKYREYYLWTDDPADAPEEDTIFPGEEESVWTYDEAADAYYYHQFYHFQPDLNVSNPDVQAEIERVLQFWTEQGVDGFRVDAATPMIGAKGAVPVSIDEPHVLFKQMKRAVSEVDDETVLLAEADDEPAELRRYFGEGDEFDLLLSFVSNAHLLWALADENADHLAEAFDRLPAYEDIVECGQWANFLRNFDELNLGPLPYEQFQRAIEVIGADHDTRIYGRGVRRRLASILGGDTDRLACATSLCFALPGTPIVVAGDEIGMGDELSLPGRDAVRTPMQWTDDPTAGFSTADPDSFVRPLVDGEYGPEAVNVAAQRADPDSLLARVRAIVETRKACPELSRGQQSVVDTDEQTVFVHRSEWDGTTLLTAHNVGPDPVSVSLDAPGDVATHLLGPGDYSLDSDTLSVELGGYDYCWLRLGQPRTRTA, from the coding sequence GGCGACGGTATCGGCGACTTCGTCGGCCTGCGGGACCGCCTCGACTACCTCGACGACCTCGGGGTAACGTGTCTGTGGCTCCTGCCGTTCTACCCGAGTCCGTGGCGGGACAACGGCTACGACGTGGCCGATTACTACGGTATCGACGAGCGACTGGGGACGATGGGCGACTTCCATCGGTTCCTCGACGACGCCCACGACCGCGGGATGCGCGTCCTCGTCGATATGGTATTCAATCACACGTCGACGGAGCATCAGTGGTTCCAGCGGGCGCGCGACGGCGACGAGAAATACCGGGAATACTACCTCTGGACCGACGACCCCGCCGACGCGCCCGAAGAGGACACCATCTTCCCCGGCGAGGAGGAATCTGTCTGGACGTACGACGAGGCCGCCGACGCATACTACTACCACCAGTTCTACCACTTCCAACCGGACCTGAACGTCTCGAACCCCGACGTGCAGGCAGAGATAGAGCGCGTCCTCCAGTTCTGGACCGAACAGGGCGTGGACGGCTTCCGCGTCGACGCGGCGACGCCGATGATCGGCGCGAAAGGGGCCGTCCCCGTCTCCATCGACGAACCCCACGTCCTGTTCAAGCAGATGAAGCGCGCCGTCAGCGAGGTCGACGACGAAACGGTCCTGCTCGCCGAAGCGGACGACGAACCCGCGGAACTCCGGCGGTACTTCGGCGAGGGCGACGAGTTCGACCTCCTCCTGTCGTTCGTTTCGAACGCCCACCTCCTGTGGGCGCTCGCCGACGAGAACGCAGACCACCTCGCCGAGGCGTTCGACCGCCTCCCGGCCTACGAGGACATCGTCGAGTGCGGACAGTGGGCGAACTTCCTCCGGAACTTCGACGAACTGAACCTCGGCCCCCTGCCCTACGAGCAGTTCCAGCGGGCCATCGAGGTCATCGGCGCCGACCACGACACCCGTATCTACGGCCGCGGCGTCCGCCGTCGCCTCGCGTCGATACTCGGCGGCGACACCGACCGTCTCGCCTGTGCGACGAGTCTCTGTTTCGCGCTGCCGGGCACGCCCATCGTCGTCGCGGGCGACGAAATCGGGATGGGCGACGAACTCTCGCTCCCGGGCCGAGACGCCGTCCGCACGCCGATGCAGTGGACCGACGACCCGACCGCCGGGTTCTCCACCGCGGACCCCGACTCGTTCGTCAGACCGCTCGTCGACGGCGAGTACGGCCCCGAGGCGGTCAACGTCGCCGCCCAGCGCGCCGACCCCGACTCACTGCTCGCCCGCGTCCGGGCAATCGTCGAGACGCGCAAAGCCTGCCCGGAACTCTCGCGGGGCCAGCAATCGGTCGTCGACACCGACGAGCAGACGGTGTTCGTCCACCGAAGCGAGTGGGACGGCACCACGCTCCTGACGGCCCACAACGTCGGTCCTGACCCGGTGTCGGTGTCACTCGACGCCCCGGGCGACGTTGCCACGCACCTGCTCGGCCCGGGCGACTACTCACTCGACAGTGACACGCTCTCTGTCGAACTGGGCGGGTACGACTACTGTTGGCTCCGCCTCGGTCAGCCGCGGACCCGGACGGCGTAG